In Halobaculum sp. XH14, a single genomic region encodes these proteins:
- a CDS encoding HalOD1 output domain-containing protein, whose translation MTEKENESNVERSGIVGEDDRVRAVWDGSGKPSIGLIEAVAEATDRDPTAVPLLQECIDVDALNSLLTGVEDDGGTTVRVSFTYAGVDVMVGSDGEITVGSPSDPSGD comes from the coding sequence ATGACTGAAAAAGAGAACGAGTCGAACGTGGAACGATCGGGAATCGTGGGGGAGGACGACCGAGTTCGAGCCGTCTGGGACGGGAGCGGTAAGCCGAGCATCGGCCTGATCGAGGCCGTCGCGGAGGCCACCGACCGCGACCCCACGGCCGTCCCGCTGTTACAGGAGTGCATCGACGTCGACGCCCTGAACAGCCTCCTCACGGGCGTCGAGGACGACGGCGGGACGACCGTCCGCGTCTCCTTCACCTACGCCGGGGTCGACGTGATGGTCGGGAGCGACGGCGAGATCACGGTCGGATCACCGTCGGACCCGTCCGGCGACTGA
- the glmM gene encoding phosphoglucosamine mutase → MKIFGSSGTRGVAGEELTPAFVLRVAKAAATVWEADRVALGRDTRTTGGMFADAAAAGIASAGVDVARLGVTPTPAAVRYCEEEAVPGVLITASHNPPEYNGVKLVGDEGIELPVDRLERIEEALLADSFHDAAWDEVGETTAVTHANEAYVDDMLAAVDRDAVAAAGLTVALDPGHGAGALTSPDFFRELGCEVVTVNAQADGHFPGRQPEPVEANLGDLGRLVRAADADVGIAHDGDADRAIFYDETGAYVEGDASLAALAARGLSVGDTTVAAVNVSQRLVDVCEEAGATLELTPIGSTNIITRIRELWDAGESVPVAGEGNGGVFFPEYRLVRDGAFIGAKFLELLAERREPVSEVVAPYGDYHNVRLNLAYEDDRELDAMLAAAEAYAADADATPSTIDGYRLDYGDAWVLVRPSGTEPKVRIYAEGREPDRAEELAADVRRTLEAAR, encoded by the coding sequence ATGAAGATCTTCGGCTCCAGCGGGACCCGCGGCGTCGCGGGCGAGGAGCTCACCCCCGCGTTCGTCCTGCGCGTGGCGAAGGCCGCCGCGACCGTCTGGGAGGCCGACCGGGTGGCGCTCGGCCGCGACACCCGCACGACGGGCGGGATGTTCGCGGACGCGGCCGCCGCGGGGATCGCCAGCGCCGGCGTCGACGTGGCGCGGCTGGGCGTCACGCCCACGCCGGCGGCGGTCCGCTACTGCGAGGAGGAGGCCGTTCCGGGCGTGCTCATCACGGCCTCGCACAACCCCCCGGAGTACAACGGCGTGAAGCTCGTCGGTGACGAGGGGATCGAACTCCCGGTCGACCGGCTCGAACGCATCGAGGAGGCGCTTTTGGCCGACTCGTTCCACGACGCGGCGTGGGACGAGGTCGGCGAGACGACCGCGGTCACCCACGCCAACGAGGCGTACGTCGACGACATGCTCGCCGCGGTCGACCGCGACGCCGTCGCGGCCGCCGGCCTGACGGTCGCGCTCGACCCCGGCCACGGCGCGGGGGCGCTCACCTCCCCCGACTTCTTCCGCGAACTCGGCTGTGAGGTCGTCACGGTCAACGCGCAGGCGGACGGCCACTTCCCCGGCCGCCAGCCCGAACCCGTCGAGGCGAACCTGGGCGACCTCGGCCGCCTCGTGCGCGCGGCGGACGCTGACGTCGGCATCGCCCACGACGGCGACGCGGACCGCGCCATCTTCTACGACGAGACGGGCGCGTACGTCGAGGGCGACGCCTCGCTCGCGGCGCTGGCGGCCCGGGGGCTCTCGGTCGGCGACACGACCGTCGCGGCCGTGAACGTCTCCCAGCGCCTCGTCGACGTCTGCGAGGAGGCGGGCGCGACGCTGGAGCTCACCCCCATCGGCTCGACGAACATCATCACCCGCATCCGCGAACTGTGGGACGCGGGCGAGTCGGTCCCCGTCGCCGGCGAGGGCAACGGCGGCGTCTTCTTCCCGGAGTACCGGCTGGTCCGGGACGGCGCGTTCATCGGCGCGAAGTTCCTCGAACTGCTCGCCGAGCGCCGCGAGCCGGTCAGCGAGGTCGTCGCGCCGTACGGCGACTACCACAACGTCCGGCTCAACCTCGCCTACGAGGACGACCGCGAACTCGACGCGATGCTCGCGGCCGCCGAAGCGTACGCCGCGGACGCCGACGCCACGCCGAGCACCATCGACGGCTACCGCCTCGACTACGGCGACGCCTGGGTGCTCGTGCGCCCGTCGGGCACGGAGCCGAAGGTCCGGATCTACGCGGAGGGCCGCGAACCCGACCGCGCCGAGGAACTGGCCGCGGACGTGCGACGGACGCTCGAGGCGGCGCGCTAA
- a CDS encoding HAD family hydrolase — translation MARLAVWFDLDGTLLDIDDYAAILERACDAAGIEPTDEFLSEYDRGFFEAFEAHEPDPYRVGAERAIAAAGGDAEPAYFVDALRIAEFDEAETPASVHDALAELSGTDDVSVGVLTNGVAEWQRGKLGTNGLTEYVDAILTSYDAGAHKPDSAVFRRAEELLEADEHVMVGDDFDADVAASREFGWRGVHVEGPDSVADAVAEFL, via the coding sequence ATGGCCCGTCTCGCCGTCTGGTTCGACCTCGACGGAACGCTGCTCGACATCGACGACTACGCGGCCATCCTCGAACGCGCCTGCGACGCGGCGGGCATCGAGCCGACCGACGAGTTCCTGTCGGAGTACGACCGGGGCTTCTTCGAGGCCTTCGAGGCCCACGAGCCCGACCCGTATCGCGTCGGCGCCGAGCGCGCCATCGCCGCGGCGGGCGGCGACGCGGAGCCGGCGTACTTCGTCGACGCCCTCCGCATCGCCGAGTTCGACGAGGCCGAGACGCCGGCGTCGGTCCACGACGCGCTCGCCGAACTGTCGGGCACCGACGACGTCTCGGTCGGCGTCCTCACGAACGGCGTGGCCGAGTGGCAGCGCGGAAAGCTGGGGACGAACGGGCTGACGGAGTACGTCGACGCGATCCTGACGAGCTACGACGCCGGCGCGCACAAGCCGGACTCCGCCGTGTTCAGGCGGGCCGAGGAGCTGCTGGAGGCCGACGAGCACGTCATGGTCGGTGACGACTTTGACGCTGATGTGGCGGCGTCGCGGGAGTTCGGGTGGCGGGGGGTTCACGTGGAGGGGCCGGACTCGGTCGCTGATGCGGTTGCCGAGTTTCTGTAG
- a CDS encoding queuosine precursor transporter: MSSATRLPPERLAIVALFVTALVVAQVTAAKLLAVAIPFSLPFAGATLTLPGAALAYAVTFFASDCYAELYGRRAAQEMVNVAFLMNFVVLALVWSTIAAPAANPEFASTFATVLGASTNIVAGSLLAYLVSQNWDVLVFHRIRDATDGDHLWLRNVGSTATSQLVDTVLFVGVAFYVLPQLGIGAQLGLPLTAAAGPSIAALVVGQYALKLLIAVVDTPFVYAVVGAVRSRSGSERLAYAD; this comes from the coding sequence ATGAGTAGCGCCACCCGACTTCCGCCCGAACGTCTCGCCATCGTCGCGCTGTTCGTGACCGCGCTCGTGGTCGCGCAGGTGACGGCCGCGAAGCTGCTCGCGGTCGCGATCCCCTTCTCGCTGCCCTTTGCCGGCGCGACGCTGACGCTGCCCGGCGCGGCGCTGGCGTACGCGGTGACGTTCTTCGCCTCCGACTGCTACGCGGAGCTGTACGGCCGGCGGGCGGCCCAGGAGATGGTCAACGTGGCGTTCCTGATGAACTTCGTCGTGCTCGCGCTGGTGTGGAGCACCATCGCCGCGCCGGCCGCGAACCCCGAGTTCGCGTCGACGTTCGCGACCGTGCTCGGGGCGAGCACCAACATCGTCGCCGGCAGCCTGCTCGCGTACCTCGTGAGCCAGAACTGGGACGTGCTGGTGTTCCACCGCATCCGCGACGCGACCGACGGCGACCACCTCTGGCTCCGCAACGTCGGCTCGACCGCGACGAGCCAGCTCGTCGACACGGTGCTGTTCGTCGGCGTCGCGTTCTACGTCCTCCCGCAACTGGGCATCGGGGCACAGCTCGGCCTGCCGCTGACGGCCGCCGCGGGCCCGAGCATCGCCGCGCTCGTCGTCGGGCAGTACGCCCTGAAGCTGCTCATCGCCGTCGTCGACACGCCGTTCGTCTACGCCGTCGTCGGGGCGGTCCGGTCGCGGAGCGGGTCGGAGCGACTGGCGTACGCGGACTGA
- a CDS encoding DUF5518 domain-containing protein, with amino-acid sequence MSPSLLRTTPSAWRFALIGAVASLPIAAMINWLPNSEATIGGGIMVIGAFIAGGIAVIRSRDPDDVGFRAGFLGGVVAVLTLIVTVVKWCDGGMAAVQSRILGLRDWASPVRLSRVRSGMRSCRWVGGKHRYLTMEHRDERVIILLRRIDGRTLRPWQDYEMSS; translated from the coding sequence ATGTCCCCATCGCTCCTCCGCACTACCCCATCGGCGTGGCGGTTCGCGCTCATCGGCGCGGTAGCCTCACTGCCCATCGCTGCCATGATAAACTGGTTGCCGAACTCGGAGGCGACCATCGGTGGCGGTATCATGGTTATTGGAGCGTTCATCGCGGGGGGTATCGCCGTAATCCGCTCGAGAGACCCGGATGATGTCGGATTCCGCGCCGGTTTTCTTGGTGGCGTCGTCGCGGTGCTCACGCTCATCGTGACAGTAGTCAAGTGGTGCGACGGCGGCATGGCCGCTGTCCAGAGTCGTATTCTGGGTCTTCGCGACTGGGCTAGTCCTGTGCGTCTCTCCCGTGTTCGGTCTGGCATGCGGTCGTGTCGGTGGGTGGGTGGCAAACACCGTTACCTCACGATGGAACACCGGGACGAACGCGTCATAATACTGCTACGACGGATTGATGGACGGACTCTCCGTCCATGGCAAGACTACGAAATGAGTTCGTAG
- a CDS encoding DUF7474 family protein, whose protein sequence is MPRFAYPCPGCRTTNSLHDAACDHEGTAWTRVEKAYTDLLAVLVRDAITEDALRHAVHGEWSALHNAALDLLVREGRVQETDAGLRLLTAEEYREAVSEPRSEPMATLYRQGSYPGAHDNAVFAMIAWYEMVGLSWEETREHTVEWLEESGTWARGGFEEASPAALVDKKRHVYEAGYGWKEKARAAKRVIEAHRG, encoded by the coding sequence ATGCCGCGGTTCGCGTACCCCTGCCCGGGCTGTCGCACCACGAACAGCCTGCACGACGCCGCCTGCGACCACGAGGGGACCGCCTGGACCCGCGTGGAGAAGGCGTACACCGACCTGCTCGCGGTGCTGGTGCGCGATGCCATCACGGAGGACGCGCTCCGCCACGCGGTCCACGGCGAGTGGTCGGCGCTCCACAACGCGGCGCTGGACCTGCTCGTCCGCGAGGGTCGGGTCCAGGAGACCGACGCGGGCCTCCGCCTGCTGACCGCCGAGGAGTACCGCGAGGCGGTCTCCGAGCCGCGGAGCGAGCCGATGGCGACGCTGTACCGACAGGGGAGCTACCCCGGCGCGCACGACAACGCCGTGTTCGCCATGATCGCCTGGTACGAGATGGTCGGCCTGTCGTGGGAGGAGACTCGCGAGCACACCGTCGAGTGGCTGGAGGAGTCGGGCACCTGGGCCCGCGGCGGGTTCGAGGAGGCCTCCCCCGCGGCGCTCGTCGACAAGAAACGTCACGTGTACGAGGCCGGCTACGGCTGGAAGGAGAAGGCCCGCGCGGCAAAGCGCGTCATCGAGGCCCACCGGGGCTGA
- a CDS encoding CPBP family intramembrane glutamic endopeptidase: protein MAEQSTFSLESIDTDAATLVGLVIALCGLSVLQALGSAVLPGGEFRQLVVNDLGVKWFVTGLLVALVLYWEGRGLDSIGLGGLGWRDVAAAVLVFVLGAASYVVTTPLLAALGFETTVSGIETLARLPVALLIALSLTAAVTEEVLYRGYPIERLAELTGSVWVGAGLTFLVFTAVHLPFWGVGGTLQIGVNALLLTLLYVWRRNLGACILAHAINDLYAFVIIPRFLMQYVG from the coding sequence ATGGCAGAACAGTCGACGTTCAGCCTCGAATCGATCGATACCGACGCCGCAACCCTCGTCGGGCTCGTGATCGCGCTCTGTGGCCTCTCGGTCCTGCAGGCGCTCGGCTCGGCGGTGCTGCCGGGCGGCGAGTTCAGGCAACTCGTCGTGAACGACCTCGGCGTGAAGTGGTTCGTGACCGGGCTGCTCGTCGCCCTCGTGCTGTACTGGGAGGGTCGGGGGCTCGACTCCATCGGGCTCGGTGGGCTCGGCTGGCGCGACGTCGCCGCGGCCGTGCTCGTCTTCGTGCTCGGCGCCGCGAGCTACGTGGTCACGACGCCGCTACTGGCAGCGCTCGGGTTCGAAACCACGGTCTCCGGCATCGAGACGCTCGCTCGCCTCCCGGTCGCCCTCCTGATCGCGCTGTCGCTCACCGCCGCGGTGACCGAGGAGGTGCTCTACCGCGGCTACCCGATCGAGCGGCTGGCCGAACTGACCGGGAGCGTCTGGGTCGGCGCGGGCCTCACGTTCCTCGTGTTCACCGCGGTCCACCTCCCGTTCTGGGGCGTCGGCGGGACGCTCCAGATCGGGGTCAACGCGCTCCTCCTGACGCTGCTGTACGTCTGGCGGCGCAACCTCGGGGCGTGCATCCTCGCCCACGCGATCAACGACCTCTACGCGTTCGTCATCATCCCCCGGTTCCTGATGCAGTACGTCGGCTGA
- a CDS encoding MFS transporter, whose translation MSLTRSATVADAEPSPPAGSRRAVAVVVGVVFLDLLGFGVVIPVLPFYVRSFGVSDVFIGLLAASYSLAQFLAAPTLGRISDQYGRRPVIMASVATAAVAWTVFGLAAEVGTLAGTAAAVATLFVSRTLAGAAGGNIAAAQAYVADVTPEDRRAGALGLVGAAFALGFVFGPAIGGLAASDGVVAAADAALPAFVPTTRFSLPSFVAAGLSLVALVAAALVLKEPDRERRPAPRRSLLDSFRDALADATLRPLVVAFFLASVAFAGIQVMFIPFAADFYGYGATEAALFLTYIGVLGTVNQGVLVGKLERRYGAAPLAVAGGVSLATALALLPFTPAVGSLLPAPAGPAWLDGPLLALLADGALLSFGNGAFTVSLTTLVSRAASEETQGAAFGVTQGAGSLGRTVGPPVAAAAYVAAYWSPFVAGAVVLVPALFLLRR comes from the coding sequence GTGTCGCTCACGCGCTCGGCCACCGTCGCCGACGCCGAGCCCTCGCCGCCCGCCGGCTCCCGCCGCGCGGTCGCGGTGGTCGTCGGCGTCGTGTTCCTCGACCTGCTCGGCTTCGGCGTCGTCATCCCGGTCCTCCCCTTTTACGTGCGCTCGTTCGGCGTCAGCGACGTGTTCATCGGCCTGCTCGCGGCCTCCTACTCGCTCGCGCAGTTCCTCGCCGCGCCGACGCTCGGCCGCATCTCCGACCAGTACGGCCGCCGGCCGGTGATCATGGCCTCGGTCGCGACGGCGGCCGTCGCGTGGACCGTGTTCGGCCTCGCCGCGGAGGTTGGAACGCTCGCGGGCACTGCCGCGGCCGTGGCGACGCTGTTCGTCTCGCGGACGCTCGCGGGGGCGGCCGGCGGCAACATCGCCGCCGCGCAGGCGTACGTCGCCGACGTGACGCCCGAGGACCGCCGTGCCGGCGCGCTGGGACTGGTCGGGGCGGCGTTCGCGCTGGGGTTCGTCTTCGGCCCGGCCATCGGCGGCCTCGCCGCGAGCGACGGCGTCGTCGCGGCGGCGGACGCCGCGCTCCCGGCGTTCGTCCCGACGACGCGGTTCTCGCTGCCGAGCTTCGTCGCGGCCGGCCTGTCGCTGGTCGCGCTCGTCGCCGCCGCGCTCGTCCTGAAGGAGCCGGACCGGGAGCGCCGTCCGGCCCCGCGGCGGTCGCTGCTCGACTCGTTCCGGGACGCGCTGGCGGACGCGACGCTCCGGCCGCTGGTGGTCGCGTTCTTCCTCGCCTCGGTCGCGTTCGCGGGCATCCAGGTGATGTTCATCCCGTTCGCGGCGGACTTCTACGGCTACGGCGCGACGGAGGCGGCGCTGTTTCTCACGTACATCGGCGTGCTCGGCACGGTGAACCAGGGCGTGCTCGTGGGGAAACTGGAGCGGCGCTACGGCGCGGCGCCGCTGGCGGTCGCCGGCGGGGTGTCACTCGCAACCGCGCTGGCACTCCTGCCGTTCACGCCGGCGGTCGGGAGCCTGCTCCCCGCGCCCGCCGGGCCGGCGTGGCTCGACGGCCCGCTCCTGGCGCTGCTCGCGGACGGCGCGCTGCTCTCGTTCGGCAACGGCGCGTTCACGGTGTCGCTCACGACGCTCGTCTCCCGCGCCGCGAGCGAGGAGACGCAGGGGGCCGCGTTCGGGGTGACGCAGGGCGCCGGGAGCCTCGGTCGGACGGTGGGACCGCCGGTCGCCGCCGCCGCCTACGTCGCGGCCTACTGGTCGCCGTTCGTCGCCGGCGCCGTGGTGCTCGTACCGGCGCTGTTTCTTCTTCGACGGTGA
- a CDS encoding ribbon-helix-helix domain-containing protein, with amino-acid sequence MPKISVEIPGELLADLDEHVGDDGKFVNRSDAVRASVRKTLDVLDEIDARHGRLEEDATGDDDE; translated from the coding sequence ATGCCCAAAATAAGCGTCGAGATCCCCGGCGAACTCCTCGCCGACCTCGACGAGCACGTCGGCGACGACGGCAAGTTCGTGAACCGGAGCGACGCGGTGAGAGCGTCCGTCCGAAAAACCCTCGACGTGCTCGACGAGATCGACGCCCGGCACGGCCGGCTGGAGGAGGACGCGACGGGGGACGACGATGAGTAG
- a CDS encoding GNAT family N-acetyltransferase encodes MEVRPVTSLEEYRGAMAVNRTAWRDAYGHILPAEVLDGFTVPEGRELRERYDDARREGQTFLVAVGGADDGSAARDADALGVAGFAQFVLDAALTKQFVGDDEVGLRAVYVAPDRQGEGIGSRLLEAGVDRIPDDAEALVLEAFRDNDAARGFYDSRGFTVRGEATFEVAGEAYPTVMYEKSL; translated from the coding sequence ATGGAGGTCCGCCCGGTCACGTCGCTCGAGGAGTACCGCGGCGCGATGGCGGTCAACCGCACCGCCTGGCGCGACGCCTACGGCCACATCCTGCCGGCCGAGGTGCTCGACGGGTTCACCGTCCCGGAGGGGCGGGAACTCCGCGAGCGCTACGACGACGCGCGGCGGGAGGGTCAGACGTTCCTCGTCGCCGTCGGCGGCGCCGACGACGGCTCGGCGGCCCGGGACGCCGACGCCCTCGGGGTCGCCGGCTTCGCCCAGTTCGTCCTGGACGCCGCGCTCACCAAGCAGTTCGTCGGCGACGACGAGGTCGGACTGCGGGCCGTCTACGTCGCCCCCGACCGGCAGGGCGAGGGGATCGGCAGCCGGCTGCTCGAGGCGGGGGTAGATCGGATTCCGGACGATGCCGAGGCGCTGGTCCTCGAAGCGTTCCGCGACAACGACGCCGCCCGCGGCTTCTACGACTCGCGCGGGTTCACGGTCCGGGGCGAGGCGACCTTCGAGGTCGCCGGCGAGGCGTACCCGACCGTGATGTACGAGAAGTCGCTGTGA
- a CDS encoding DNA polymerase sliding clamp, with the protein MFKAIVSASTLRDALDSVSVLVDECKIRLNEDELAIRAVDPASVGMVDLSLEAAAFESYEADGGVIGVNLNRLEDIAGMANSGDLVHLELDEETRKLHIEMEGLSYTLALIDPDSIRQEPDIPDLDLTSEIVLEGAQLDRGIKAADMVSDHIRLRVDEADEAFIIEAEGDTDDVDLKLPREDLIDLQAGPADSLFSLDYLKDMNKAIPADAEVRIELGEEFPVKLHYEFAEGMGHTTFMLAPRIQSD; encoded by the coding sequence ATGTTCAAGGCCATCGTGAGCGCGTCGACCCTCCGGGACGCACTCGACTCGGTGAGCGTGCTGGTCGACGAGTGCAAGATCCGGCTGAACGAGGACGAACTCGCGATCCGAGCGGTCGATCCCGCGAGCGTCGGCATGGTCGACCTCTCGCTGGAGGCCGCCGCGTTCGAGTCCTACGAGGCCGACGGCGGCGTCATCGGCGTGAACCTCAACCGGCTGGAGGACATCGCCGGCATGGCCAACTCGGGTGACCTGGTCCACCTGGAACTCGACGAGGAGACCCGGAAGCTCCACATCGAGATGGAGGGGCTGAGCTACACGCTCGCGCTCATCGACCCGGACTCCATCCGCCAGGAGCCGGACATCCCGGACCTCGATCTCACCTCCGAGATCGTCCTCGAGGGCGCCCAGCTCGACCGCGGCATCAAGGCCGCCGACATGGTGTCGGACCACATCCGCCTGCGCGTCGACGAGGCCGACGAGGCGTTCATCATCGAGGCCGAGGGCGACACCGACGACGTCGACCTGAAGCTTCCCCGCGAGGACCTCATCGACCTGCAGGCCGGCCCGGCCGACTCGCTGTTCTCGCTGGACTACCTGAAGGACATGAACAAGGCCATCCCGGCCGACGCGGAGGTCCGCATCGAACTCGGCGAGGAGTTCCCGGTGAAGCTCCACTACGAGTTCGCCGAGGGCATGGGCCACACGACGTTCATGCTCGCGCCGCGCATCCAGAGCGACTGA
- the hisI gene encoding phosphoribosyl-AMP cyclohydrolase gives MSSTAEGVEVDFGDDGLVPAVAQDADTGEVLMLAYVDEEALARTHETGRAHYHSRSRDELWEKGASSGHTQEVREVRVDCDADTLLYLVDQTGGACHTGYRSCFHRTVDGVSVSDENGGSSTVTVDVDVDGERVFDPEDVYE, from the coding sequence ATGAGTTCGACCGCCGAGGGCGTCGAGGTGGACTTCGGCGACGACGGGCTGGTCCCCGCCGTGGCCCAGGACGCGGACACCGGCGAGGTGCTGATGCTCGCCTACGTGGACGAGGAGGCGCTGGCCCGCACGCACGAGACGGGCCGGGCCCACTACCACTCCCGCTCGCGCGACGAGTTGTGGGAGAAGGGAGCCAGCAGCGGGCACACCCAGGAGGTCCGGGAGGTCCGGGTCGACTGCGACGCCGACACCCTCCTCTATCTCGTCGACCAGACCGGCGGGGCGTGCCACACCGGCTACCGCTCCTGTTTCCACCGCACCGTCGACGGCGTCTCCGTGAGCGACGAGAACGGAGGCTCGTCGACCGTAACGGTCGACGTAGACGTCGACGGCGAACGCGTCTTCGACCCCGAGGATGTCTACGAGTGA
- a CDS encoding RlmE family RNA methyltransferase, producing MGRKDEYYNKAKQQGYRARSAYKLQQLDEESDLFSGGETVVDLGAAPGGWLQVAAERVGDHGRVVGVDFQSIDGLEHDHVKTVRGDMTEDRTRYYLRKALGAEEGEQVVDVVVSDMAPNMSGEYSLDHARSIHLARQAFEVALELLKPGGDFVVKVFDGQDLADFRADVEPEFQYVRAYTPEASRKQSSERYLIGKGRTDAPVAEDDEVELKIVDVGDEGDGIARIEGFTVFVSGAEEGETVRARVGDVKPRFAFAERLD from the coding sequence ATGGGTCGCAAGGACGAGTACTACAACAAGGCGAAACAGCAGGGCTACCGCGCCCGCTCGGCCTACAAGCTCCAGCAGCTCGACGAGGAGTCAGACCTGTTCTCGGGCGGCGAGACGGTCGTGGACCTCGGCGCGGCCCCGGGCGGGTGGCTCCAGGTCGCAGCCGAGCGCGTCGGCGACCACGGGCGCGTCGTCGGCGTCGACTTCCAGTCGATCGACGGCCTGGAGCACGACCACGTGAAGACGGTGCGGGGCGACATGACCGAGGACCGGACGCGCTACTACCTCCGGAAGGCGCTCGGCGCCGAGGAGGGCGAGCAGGTCGTCGACGTCGTCGTCTCGGACATGGCCCCGAACATGTCCGGTGAGTACTCGCTGGACCACGCGCGCTCCATCCATCTCGCCCGCCAGGCGTTCGAGGTCGCGCTCGAACTGCTGAAGCCCGGCGGCGACTTCGTCGTCAAGGTGTTCGACGGCCAGGATCTGGCCGACTTTCGCGCGGACGTGGAGCCCGAGTTCCAGTACGTCCGGGCCTACACGCCCGAGGCCAGCCGGAAACAGTCCTCCGAGCGCTACCTCATCGGCAAGGGCCGGACCGACGCGCCGGTCGCCGAGGACGACGAGGTGGAACTGAAGATCGTCGACGTCGGCGACGAGGGCGACGGCATCGCACGGATCGAGGGGTTCACGGTGTTCGTGTCCGGCGCCGAGGAGGGCGAGACGGTTCGGGCCCGGGTCGGGGACGTGAAGCCGCGGTTCGCGTTCGCGGAGCGGCTGGACTGA
- a CDS encoding DUF7118 family protein, whose product MSTSETAAGDGDAGDAERALRRARRRLRDAESAVAEYGESDLERVRDALGTAEGLLDRYEGSATGTGDFQAYVEFQGEFADLVEGLPDDLPARDAFEAANDVVDQRRLSESDFAGARERLAPARELAELLSDREAARSALREAERDAQARVADLDERVDHHERVLDLGEALTGEDADAAFQERVADLRGTVESYDGAVTDAFREYRRTASAREFLGFVADTAAYPLVAFETPPDELLSYVESHAVGEEPLPDLLEFADYSTSKLGHYVENPGTFRTRVPVHRTYLDRLSADPLLVDWPAPPAGELDALAGELVSVVAKFADEDVVASARELRRAAAADDYDRLRRVALAESELTDEERRKLEAGEIEAELDAAREERRRLRDALAETDDT is encoded by the coding sequence ATGTCTACGAGTGAGACCGCCGCCGGCGACGGCGACGCGGGCGACGCCGAGCGGGCGCTCCGTCGGGCCCGTCGCCGACTGCGCGACGCGGAGTCGGCCGTCGCGGAGTACGGCGAGTCCGACCTCGAACGGGTACGGGACGCGCTCGGGACCGCCGAGGGGCTGCTCGACCGGTACGAGGGCTCCGCGACCGGGACCGGCGACTTCCAGGCGTACGTCGAGTTCCAGGGCGAGTTCGCCGACCTCGTGGAGGGGCTCCCCGACGACCTCCCGGCCCGCGACGCGTTCGAGGCGGCCAACGACGTCGTCGACCAGCGCCGCCTCTCCGAGTCCGACTTCGCCGGCGCCCGCGAGCGGCTCGCCCCGGCACGCGAACTCGCCGAACTACTTTCCGACCGCGAGGCGGCCCGGAGCGCGCTCCGCGAGGCCGAACGCGACGCGCAGGCGCGGGTCGCCGACCTCGACGAGCGGGTCGACCACCACGAGCGCGTCCTCGACCTCGGCGAGGCGCTGACCGGCGAGGACGCCGACGCGGCGTTCCAGGAGCGGGTCGCCGACCTCCGCGGGACGGTCGAGTCGTACGACGGGGCGGTGACGGACGCCTTCCGCGAGTACCGCCGGACGGCGAGCGCCCGCGAGTTCCTCGGCTTCGTCGCCGACACCGCGGCGTACCCGCTGGTCGCGTTCGAGACGCCGCCCGACGAACTGCTCTCGTACGTCGAGTCCCACGCGGTCGGCGAGGAGCCGCTCCCCGACCTGCTGGAGTTCGCCGACTACTCGACGTCGAAGCTCGGTCACTACGTCGAGAACCCCGGCACCTTCCGGACCCGGGTCCCCGTCCACAGGACGTATCTCGACCGGCTCTCGGCGGACCCCCTGCTCGTGGACTGGCCCGCCCCGCCGGCCGGCGAACTCGACGCGCTCGCGGGCGAACTCGTCTCGGTCGTCGCCAAGTTCGCCGACGAGGACGTCGTCGCGTCGGCCCGCGAACTGCGGCGCGCGGCCGCGGCCGACGACTACGACCGACTCCGCCGCGTCGCCCTCGCGGAGTCGGAGCTCACCGACGAGGAGCGACGGAAGCTCGAAGCGGGCGAGATCGAGGCGGAACTGGACGCCGCCCGCGAGGAGCGCCGACGGCTCCGCGACGCGCTGGCGGAGACGGACGATACCTGA
- a CDS encoding DUF7535 family protein, whose protein sequence is MADDSPYSLGSNRGYARLPQMGVAGWLVGAGVALLLLPLLPFLAVYYLLAGTDGRPD, encoded by the coding sequence ATGGCTGACGATTCGCCGTACTCGCTGGGATCGAACCGGGGGTACGCTCGCCTCCCGCAGATGGGCGTCGCCGGGTGGCTCGTCGGGGCCGGCGTGGCGCTCCTGCTGTTGCCGCTGTTGCCGTTCCTCGCGGTGTACTACCTGCTCGCCGGCACCGACGGTCGGCCTGACTGA